One region of Exiguobacterium acetylicum genomic DNA includes:
- the rpsR gene encoding 30S ribosomal protein S18: MARRPGGKRRRKVCYFTSNHITHIDYKDVELLKRFISERGKILPRRVTGTSAKYQRPLTIAIKRARQMALIPYVAD; this comes from the coding sequence ATGGCACGTCGTCCAGGTGGAAAACGTCGTCGTAAAGTATGTTACTTCACGTCGAACCACATCACTCATATCGATTATAAAGACGTAGAACTTCTCAAACGTTTCATTTCGGAACGCGGTAAGATTCTTCCACGTCGTGTGACTGGTACTTCAGCGAAATACCAACGTCCACTTACAATCGCAATCAAACGCGCACGTCAAATGGCTTTAATCCCATACGTGGCTGACTGA
- the rpsF gene encoding 30S ribosomal protein S6: protein MRKYEVLYIIRPELDEEARKATVERFNKVLTDNGGTVDKTTEMGKRRFAYEINDMREGFYVLLNVTAEPAATKELDRLMKISDDIVRLMITKDEK, encoded by the coding sequence ATGCGTAAATACGAAGTACTTTACATCATCCGTCCGGAACTTGATGAGGAAGCACGCAAAGCAACAGTGGAGCGTTTCAACAAAGTCCTCACTGATAACGGTGGTACAGTTGATAAAACAACTGAAATGGGTAAACGTCGTTTCGCTTACGAAATCAATGATATGCGTGAAGGGTTCTACGTTCTTCTTAACGTGACTGCTGAACCAGCAGCTACAAAAGAACTTGACCGTCTCATGAAGATCAGTGACGATATCGTTCGCTTAATGATCACAAAAGACGAGAAATAA
- the ssb gene encoding single-stranded DNA-binding protein — MINRVVLVGRLTRDPEMRYTQSGIAVTRFTLACDRPFTGQDGKREADFIDCVVWRKQAENVAQYLKKGSLAGVEGRLQISSYDDKEGQRRYRAEVVADSVRFLESRNASRSSDGSEGYASSTGGNGNAAGWGSQQQQNNSSSPAPASSNSGFGADPFSGGSSIDLSDDDLPF; from the coding sequence ATGATTAACCGCGTCGTTTTAGTCGGTCGGTTAACTCGTGACCCGGAAATGCGTTATACGCAGAGCGGGATTGCGGTAACGCGATTCACACTCGCATGTGACCGTCCTTTCACAGGGCAAGATGGGAAGCGAGAAGCTGATTTCATCGATTGCGTCGTTTGGCGCAAGCAAGCAGAGAACGTTGCTCAGTATTTGAAGAAAGGTAGTCTTGCTGGTGTAGAGGGTCGCCTCCAGATTAGCAGCTACGACGATAAAGAAGGGCAACGCCGTTATCGTGCGGAAGTCGTCGCTGATAGCGTCCGCTTCCTTGAGTCACGTAACGCGAGCCGTTCTTCGGATGGTAGCGAAGGCTACGCTTCATCTACTGGTGGAAACGGGAATGCTGCAGGATGGGGTTCACAGCAACAGCAGAACAACTCTTCCTCGCCAGCACCCGCTTCATCGAATTCGGGCTTCGGCGCTGATCCATTCAGCGGCGGTAGTTCGATCGACCTTTCAGACGACGATCTCCCGTTCTAA